The DNA sequence actaccactactaccaccacaaccactactaccagcaccaccacccccaccactaccaccaccaccaccactaccaccaccaccactaccaccaccaccaccaccaccaccaccactaccataactaacaccaccaccactaccaccactaccactactaccacctctaccactactCCCACTActagcaccactactactaccactaccaccacaactatcaccaccaccaccaccactactaccaccaccacaactaccaccaccataactgccaccactaccaccaccaccactaccaccactaacaccaccaccaccatcactaccaccaccaccacaactaccaccaccataactgccaccactaccaccaccaccaccaccaccactaccaccactaacaccaccaccaccatcactaccatcactaccactactaccaccactaccactacttgCACCACATCtagcaccactaccaccactaccaccaccaccaccactactactactactattactactactactactactgctactactactactaccactactactactactactactactactactactactactactactactactaccaccaccactaatactactactgctactactgctactgctactactactactgctacccccaccaccactactactactactactgctacgactactactactaccaccactactactgatactactactactaccaccactactactgttactgctactactactactgctaccaccaccaccactaccactactaccaccactactactactgccacaacttccaccaccaccactactactaatgctaccactactactactactactactactactactactactactactaccactgctaccacaaccacaaccactaccactagcacttctactgctactaccactgctactactactaccatcactactactactacaaccactactaccactactaacaccacgactactaccaccaccactactactaccaccactaccactactaccaccactaccactactaccaccacgactaccaccactaccactactaccaactCTACCACTACTCCCACTActagcaccactactactaccactaccaccacaactatcaccactactaccaccaccacaactaccaccaccacaactgccaccactaccaccacaacaactaccaccaccaccactactaccaccattaccactactaccaccaccactaccactattactacaaccactaccactattaccaccaccaccactaccaccaccaccaccactaccaccaccaccaccaccactaccaccaccaccacaactaccaccactatctccatcactaccatcacttccaccaccactaccaccaccacgactaccaccaccaccacgactaccactactacaactactactaccaccaccaccaccaccacgacttccactactaccaccaccacgactaccaccactaccactactactaccaccaccacgactacctctactacctctaccaccaccactaccactcctaccagggaggttttccaatgccttgcaaagaagggcatctTTTGGtatattgataaaaaaaaaaacattgaatatctctttgagtatggtgaagttattaattacactatggatggtgtatcaatacacctactCGCTACAAATATAtaggagtccttcctaactcagcttCCAGAGAGGAAAggaaccgctcagggatttcaccatgaggccaatggtgactttaaaacagctagAGTTTAATGCCactgataggagaaaactgaggatggatcaataacattgtatGTACTCCACAgtattaacctaaatgacagagggaaaagaaggacGCCTGTACAGCAGCGTTTCTTAAACTATGGGTCGGGACCCAAAGTGGGCCCTGGGTATGTGAGAGGTGGTTCGCGAGTTATGAGAATACATCTACACTAACACAATATTTCTTCTTGATTTGGGTCGTTGGAGGAAGAGCTGGATCATGGGAAGACAGTTAAAAAAAaagttacctttatttaaccaggcaagtcagttaagaacaaattcttattttcaatgacggcctaggaacagtgggttaactgcctgttcaggggcagaacgacagatttgtaccttgtcagctcggggattcaaacttgcaacctttcggttactagtccaacgctctaaccactaggctaccctgccgccccggataCAGTACATTTCTAATTTGTGTCTTGAGCTGAAAAGGTTTAAGAACCCCTGCTGTACAGAATGAAACCAAGGTCCTGATTAATACTGTATGACTCCAAACATCACTAAGGTCCTGATTCATACTGTATGACTCCAAACATCACTAAGGTCCTGATTCATACTGTATGACTCTAAACATCACTAAGGTCCTGATTCATACTGTATGACTCTAAACATCACTAAGGTCCTGATTCATACTGTATGACTCTAAACATCCCTAAGGTCCTGATTCATACTGTATGACTCTAAACATCACTAAACTTTCTGCAGTTCTTCCAGAGGATCagtattacctctctctctgtatctctctgtctctctctctctgtgtctctctctctctgtgtctctctctctgtgtctctctctctctgtctctctctctctgtgtctctctctctctctgtctctctgtctctgtgtctctgtgtgtgtgtgttctgccagtaactctctctctcctttatctctgtagtggatggtctactctgttagaggatcagtatctctctctcctgtatctctgtagtggatggtctactctgttcgAGAATCAGtatctctcctttatctctcgtggatggtctactctgccAGAGGTTCGGTATTAATATCTACAATATTTGAGAGATAGCCGTGAAGAATGACAATGTCTTTGTTTTAATAATGTTCTTTCAGCTCTCTGGAAGAGGATCAGTCCAGGTGTGCAGTGTGTCAGCAGGTGCAGAGGGATCCAGTCTCTATCACCTGTGGACACAGGTTCTGTAGACAGTGCATCACCAGATACTGGGAGAAACCTGCTCCTTCAGGAGACTATGACTGTCCTCAGTGTAGAAAGAAATCCAGAACACTTCCTGTACTACGGCACCTGAGTGAACCCAATGATGCAAGAGGCTCTGAAATCAGTAAGACCACTTGTACACGTGTGCTAAGTCAATACCTCAATATGATTTACAGTATTTAACTACAATAATATGAGATAATATAAGTTACTGTAATTGTGGAAGGCCCACTTTTCATCCTGTCAATGAATGTGTCTGATACACATCCTTTTACACTTCCCTTGTAGTGGATGACAGCCTACAGAGAGCTATAGTAAACCATAAAGACAGTCTGACAAGGAGGTATGCATGTGTGAAAGAAGGCTTGGAAAAAGCAGGGAATCAAACTCCCCTCAACAGGAtttacacagagctctacatcacagaaggagagagtgaaggggttaACAATGAACATGAGGTGTGGCAGCTAGAGACAGCAACCAGGACACCAACCTCACATGACACAGCAATCCACTGCAATGACATCTTTAAACCCTTACCTGGCCAGGAGAGAAGCATCAGAACTGTGCTGACGAAGGGCATCGCTGGCATCGGAAAAACTGTCTCTGTGCAGAAGTTTATCCTAGACTGGGCTGAAGGGAAGGCAAACCAAGATGTGGATGTCATATTTCTGCTTCCTTTCCGGGAGCTGAACTTGATTAAAGATCAGCAGTACAGTCTTCTCAGACTTTTAAATGACTTCAACACAGAACTAGACATAGGCAATGCAAAGAAACTCACTGCCTGTAAAGCTATGTTCATCTTGGATGGTTTGGATGAAAGCAGACTTCCATTGGATTTTCAACATATTGAAATGGTGTCTGATGTCACACAGGCATCGTCTGTTGATGTTCTGCTAACAAATCTCATCAAGGgaaatctgcttccctctgctctcctttGGATAACTACAcgacctgcagcagccaatcagatcccttcagggtgtgttgaccaggtgacagaggtacgagggttcaatgacccacagaaggaggagtacttcaggaagagattcagtgatgaggacctggccagcagaatcatctcacacataaagacatcaaggagcctccacatcatgtgccacattccagtcttctgttggatttctgcaaCAGTCCTTGAACACATGTTGAGTACAGACAAGAGCAGAGAGATGCCCACGACTCTGACTGAGATGTCCATACACTTCCTGCTCATTCAGACCAGCCTGAAGAACCAGAAGTATCATGGAAGAGATGAGATGGATCAAGAGGAGATCATGGAGTCAGATAAGGAGATTATTCTGAAGCTGGGGAAGCTGGCGTTTGAACATCTGGAGAAGGGTAATCTCATGttctatgaagaagacctgaaagaGTGTGGCATTGATGTCAAAGAAGCCTCAGTGTACTCAGGATTGTGCACACAAATCTTTAAAGAAGAGTCTGTGTTATTTCAGAGAATCGTGTACTGCTTTGttcatctgagcattcaggagtttctCTCGGCTGTCTACATTTACCATTGTTACACAACCAAGAACATGGTTGAACTGAAGCCCTTCCTCAAGAGAAAGTCTAGAGCTGCGTCTGAAGAGCTAACCTTGGATGAGCTGCTGAAGAGTGCTGTGGATAAAGCCTTGGAGAGTAAGAATGGACACCTGGACCTTTTTGTCCGCTTCCTTCATGGCATGTCACTGGAGTCCAATAAGAAACTCCTACGAGGTCTGGTGACACAGACAGAAAGCAGTCCAGAGAGCGTCCAGAGAACGATCCGATCCCTTACGGTGATGCAGAGGAAGAACATCTCCCCTGAGAGGTGCATCAATCTCTTCCACTGTCTGATAGAGATGAAAGACCAGTCAGTCCAGGAGGAAATCCGTGAGTATTTGACGTCAGAGGACAGATCCAAAAACCTCTCCCTTGCTCACTGTTCAGCGCTGGCCTACACGCTGCAGATATCAGAGGTGGTTctggatgtgtttgacctgaagGAATACAAGACGTCAGAGGAGGGCCGTAGGAGACTGCTCCCTGCTGTAAGAGGCTGCAGGAAAGCTCTGTAAGTAGTCATGTGACTATCCCTCAGACCAAACTTTACTGTACGTGGGAACAACAGTATTTTCATCAGATGAAAACTCTTAAACTATAATACAAACTGATCAGAAACAGTTGTAGCACTGAGCCATGTATGCACAATTAAAACTGATTTAAAAAAAGTTGTTGCGGGCCTCCCTAGTGGCactgcatcactacagatcctggttcgatcccaggctgtgtcgcagccggccgcgaccttAGAGACCCATGAGttagcgcacaattggcccagtgtcatccgggttaggggagggtttggccggctgatgggtccttgtcccatcgcgctctagcgactcttgtggtgggctgggcgtaatgcacgctgacacggttgccagttgtatggtgtttcctccaacacattggtgtggctggcttcaagtttaagcgagcagtgtgtaaGAAGCAATGCAGCTTAgcaggacgcacggctctcgaccttcgcctctgccgagtccatatgggagttgcagtgatgggacaagactgtaactgccaattgaataccacgaaattgggaagaaaaaggggtgaaaataaatacaattaacagAAAAAGAAAAcaattaaaatgaaataaaaatgctGCATCAAGCCGTGAATCACGTTTTAAGATATGACCAAAATGCAGACAAGGTTGAAGAAACGAAAATGTATTCCTATAACAGGGcaaggcaaacgacaggtcaaggcaggcaggggtcaataatccataGAGGGTgtaaaggtacaggatggcaggcagggtcaggtcaggcaggaatggtcaaaaccaggaaactGGGAAAAAACAGAACTATAGGAAGAACAGGAGCAAGGGAACAGCGCTGGTAGGTCTGACGAACAAaaagaactggcaacagacagagaacacaggtataaatacacaggggataatggggaagatgggcaacaagcacagagacaggtgaaacagatcaggatgtgacacCATGTATGAATGGTGCACACATTAGTCGTGCACTGGTAACTGTGTTAGGAAGGAAAGCTAAACAAACCATTATAATAACCTGTCTGTCATGGTATTTACTCTGTGTTGACAGACTCACTGACTGTGAACTCACGGACACAtcctgtgaagtgttggtcccagctCTCAGTTCAACCTCCTCACACCTGAGGGAGCTGgatctgagtaacaatgacctgaaggattcaggagtgaagctgctctctgttggactggggaatccccactgtaaactggagactctgaggtcagtgtTCTTTTACTTGATCAGCAAGTGATAATTGTTCCATGTGTTGCTAATATAATAATGGGCCTTATTTGAGTGACTTTTATTTAAACTCACAGCCCGTAAAGCTATGTTCATCTTTGATGGTTTGGTGTCTATACCTGACGTTGTGTTTCTCTAATTAAACCTGGAGTCTATACCTGACGTTGTGTTTCTCTAATTAAACCTGGAGTCTATACCTGACATTGTGTAGCTCTAATTAAACCTGGAGTCTATACCTGACATTGTGTAGCTCTAATTTAACCTGGAGTCTATACCTGACATTGTGTAGCTCTAATTAAACCTGGAGTCTATACCTGACATTGTGTATCTCTAATTAAACCTGGAGTCTATACCTGACATTGTGTAGCTCTAATTAAACCTGGAGTCTATACCTGACATTGTGTAGCTCTAATTAAACCTGGAGTCTATACCTGACATTGTGTAGCTCTAATGAAACCTGGAGTCTATATCTGACATTGTGTAGCTCTAATTAAACCTGGAGTCTATACCTGACATTGTGTAGCTCTAATTAAACCTGGAGTCTATATCTGACGTTAAAGTGGATTAAGTATTTACCCCAGCTTTACAATAGTTTGACTGCTCCTGTTATCAGCTTTAAATCAAAATTAGTGGATGGATGTTGGAGACTGGGCCCAGTTTTGGAGGGCTGCAGAAAGGCTCTGTAAATACTAGTGATTATCACACAGATCAAATTACCTTTGTTGTAATCTATCGTGGAATGACACACGTAACATAACTGGTATCGTACTGTCTGTTAACAGACTGGGATGTGACAATTAACGAGAAACCTTTTTACGGTGCACAGATTTTTCATCACTGATCATTTTGGCAAATCAACAAATTCGCAGAAGTTCGCAACTTTCAAATTTAATTTGGGCCATTGACTTGACCGTAACTTGCAGAGGTGGGTGAAGCAGGGCGGTAGCTCCCACTCCTCGTTCTAGAATATTTTTTAACACGTCTCCCCCCAGAACTTAATCAAGCATCTGACGCAATTAGGCTACGTGAGATTTAGTTCTGTGCTTCCGAGATTATCTTTGTGGAAACAGCAATTTCATTGGCTGAATAGATTGTCTATCAGCTGAAAATTCTTGAACAAATTATAATTCGAACTGATGAAGTTGCAGCATCAAGCCATGCATGCACAGTGTTCACATTAGTCATGCACGATAACAGTGTGAGCAGGGAAAGCTAAGCGTAACATAACACCTGTCTGTCATGGTATTTCCTCTGTGTTGACAGACTCGCTGACTGTGAACTCACAGACACATCCTGTGAAGTGTTGGTCTCAGCTCTCAGTTCAACCTCCTCACACCTGAGGGAGCTGgatctgagtaacaatgacctgaaggattcaggagtgaagctgctctctgttGGACTGtggaatccccactgtaaactggagactctgaggtcagtattcctgtagttggtcaacaagtgaGAGCCTTTTATTAGATCCACATACAATGGTTTTATATTAAAATGTTTACTCTGTTTTGACAGACTCACTGGCTGTAAACTCACAGACACGTCCTGTGAAGTGTTGGCCTCAGTTCTCAGTTCAACCTCCTCatacctgagagagctggatctgagtaacaatgacctgaaggattcaggagtgaagctgctctctgctggactggggaatccccactgtaaactggagactctgaggtcagtattcctgttTATAAAGGACTGAAATACACAATTAATTGTAAATCTGACAATCCACTCCCTTTGACTGAGAATAAAGCTGCCACTTTCTTTTCACCGTCAAAAAATAGCAGTTTTAAATCATGTTCAACTCTGCAGGTTGTCGCTCTGTGGAGTCGAAGAGGAAGGCTGTGcatctctggtctcagctctgaggtcaaaccacTCACACCTGAaagagctggacctgagtaacaatcgctcaggagactcaggagtcagactcctatctgctggactggaggatccacactgcagactggagaaactcaagtatgtCGAGGGTTTGTGTCAATATGTGTTGATGATTGACATACTGTAATAGAGCTTGAGACCACCTGAGTGGAGGGACAGGTACTGGTAGATCAGAGTAGACCACCTGAGTGGAGGGACAGGTACTGGTAGATCAGAGTAGACCACCTGAGTGGAGGGACAGGTACTGGTAGATCAGAGTAGACCACCTGAGTGGACGGACAGGTACTGGTAGATCAGAGTAGACATCCTGAGTGGAGGGACAAGTGTCTGGTAGATCAGAGTAGACCACCTGAGTGGAGGGACAAGTGTCTGGTAGATCAGAGTAGACCACCTGAGTGAGGGGACAAGTGTCTGGTAGATCAGAGTAGACCACCTGAGTGGAGAGACACGTGTCTGGTAGATCAGAGTAGACCACCTGAGTGGAGGgacaagtgtctggttgttgATGAGACCTGTGTTAATTTTCTATAGTCTAATGCCTGCTGCAAAAAGTACAACAACACCTCCCCTGTAGTTATATAGGACCCAGCCCACTGTAAGATACAGTCTACAACACCTCCCCTGTAGTTATATAGGACCCAGACCACTATAAGATACACAGTCTACAACACCTCCCCTGTAGTTATATAGGACCCAGCCCACTGTAAGATACACAGTCTACAACACCTCCCCTGTAGTTAT is a window from the Oncorhynchus kisutch isolate 150728-3 unplaced genomic scaffold, Okis_V2 Okis06b-Okis10b_hom, whole genome shotgun sequence genome containing:
- the LOC109877332 gene encoding NACHT, LRR and PYD domains-containing protein 12-like isoform X2, with protein sequence MRHSGEKEEGGPASERSLSGEHDTKAKRVRQKRQDSPVPSCVSMKSDSSMEQPIKFRKGDCTTDPGVRQKRPDSPVPSCVSMKSDSSMEQPIKFRKGDCTTDPRVRQKRPDSPVPSCVSMKSDSSMEQPIKFRKGDCTTDPSSLEEDQSRCAVCQQVQRDPVSITCGHRFCRQCITRYWEKPAPSGDYDCPQCRKKSRTLPVLRHLSEPNDARGSEIMDDSLQRAIVNHKDSLTRRYACVKEGLEKAGNQTPLNRIYTELYITEGESEGVNNEHEVWQLETATRTPTSHDTAIHCNDIFKPLPGQERSIRTVLTKGIAGIGKTVSVQKFILDWAEGKANQDVDVIFLLPFRELNLIKDQQYSLLRLLNDFNTELDIGNAKKLTACKAMFILDGLDESRLPLDFQHIEMVSDVTQASSVDVLLTNLIKGNLLPSALLWITTRPAAANQIPSGCVDQVTEVRGFNDPQKEEYFRKRFSDEDLASRIISHIKTSRSLHIMCHIPVFCWISATVLEHMLSTDKSREMPTTLTEMSIHFLLIQTSLKNQKYHGRDEMDQEEIMESDKEIILKLGKLAFEHLEKGNLMFYEEDLKECGIDVKEASVYSGLCTQIFKEESVLFQRIVYCFVHLSIQEFLSAVYIYHCYTTKNMVELKPFLKRKSRAASEELTLDELLKSAVDKALESKNGHLDLFVRFLHGMSLESNKKLLRGLVTQTESSPESVQRTIRSLTVMQRKNISPERCINLFHCLIEMKDQSVQEEIREYLTSEDRSKNLSLAHCSALAYTLQISEVVLDVFDLKEYKTSEEGRRRLLPAVRGCRKALLTDCELTDTSCEVLVPALSSTSSHLRELDLSNNDLKDSGVKLLSVGLGNPHCKLETLRLADCELTDTSCEVLVSALSSTSSHLRELDLSNNDLKDSGVKLLSVGLWNPHCKLETLRLTGCKLTDTSCEVLASVLSSTSSYLRELDLSNNDLKDSGVKLLSAGLGNPHCKLETLRLSLCGVEEEGCASLVSALRSNHSHLKELDLSNNRSGDSGVRLLSAGLEDPHCRLEKLNVEPGGVYTIKPWPRKYACDLTLDPNTVNQQLSLSEENRKVTRRREKQPYPDHPERFEIWKQVLCREGLTGRCYWEVEWSGRGAYIAVTYKGISRRGKSTDCLIGLNDKSWSLQCSDQHYTAWHNHKPTSIEAPSSSFHRVGVYLDWPAGTLSFYRVSSDTLTHLHTFTSTFTEPLYPGFRFYCDTSVSLCQV
- the LOC109877332 gene encoding NACHT, LRR and PYD domains-containing protein 12-like isoform X1; this encodes MSLSGEKEEGGPASKRSLSGEKEEGGPASKMRHSGEKEEGGPASERSLSGEREEGGPASERSLSGEREEGGPASKMRHSGEKEEGGPASERSLSGEHDTKAKRVRQKRPDSPVPSCVSMKSDSSMEQPIKFRKGDCTTDPRVRQKRPDSPVPSCVSMKSDSSMEQPIKFRKGDCTTDPSSLEEDQSRCAVCQQVQRDPVSITCGHRFCRQCITRYWEKPAPSGDYDCPQCRKKSRTLPVLRHLSEPNDARGSEIMDDSLQRAIVNHKDSLTRRYACVKEGLEKAGNQTPLNRIYTELYITEGESEGVNNEHEVWQLETATRTPTSHDTAIHCNDIFKPLPGQERSIRTVLTKGIAGIGKTVSVQKFILDWAEGKANQDVDVIFLLPFRELNLIKDQQYSLLRLLNDFNTELDIGNAKKLTACKAMFILDGLDESRLPLDFQHIEMVSDVTQASSVDVLLTNLIKGNLLPSALLWITTRPAAANQIPSGCVDQVTEVRGFNDPQKEEYFRKRFSDEDLASRIISHIKTSRSLHIMCHIPVFCWISATVLEHMLSTDKSREMPTTLTEMSIHFLLIQTSLKNQKYHGRDEMDQEEIMESDKEIILKLGKLAFEHLEKGNLMFYEEDLKECGIDVKEASVYSGLCTQIFKEESVLFQRIVYCFVHLSIQEFLSAVYIYHCYTTKNMVELKPFLKRKSRAASEELTLDELLKSAVDKALESKNGHLDLFVRFLHGMSLESNKKLLRGLVTQTESSPESVQRTIRSLTVMQRKNISPERCINLFHCLIEMKDQSVQEEIREYLTSEDRSKNLSLAHCSALAYTLQISEVVLDVFDLKEYKTSEEGRRRLLPAVRGCRKALLTDCELTDTSCEVLVPALSSTSSHLRELDLSNNDLKDSGVKLLSVGLGNPHCKLETLRLADCELTDTSCEVLVSALSSTSSHLRELDLSNNDLKDSGVKLLSVGLWNPHCKLETLRLTGCKLTDTSCEVLASVLSSTSSYLRELDLSNNDLKDSGVKLLSAGLGNPHCKLETLRLSLCGVEEEGCASLVSALRSNHSHLKELDLSNNRSGDSGVRLLSAGLEDPHCRLEKLNVEPGGVYTIKPWPRKYACDLTLDPNTVNQQLSLSEENRKVTRRREKQPYPDHPERFEIWKQVLCREGLTGRCYWEVEWSGRGAYIAVTYKGISRRGKSTDCLIGLNDKSWSLQCSDQHYTAWHNHKPTSIEAPSSSFHRVGVYLDWPAGTLSFYRVSSDTLTHLHTFTSTFTEPLYPGFRFYCDTSVSLCQV
- the LOC109877332 gene encoding NACHT, LRR and PYD domains-containing protein 12-like isoform X3, encoding MRHSGEKEEGGPASERSLSGEHDTKAKRVRQKRQDSPVPSCVSMKSDSSMEQPIKFRKGDCTTDPGVRQKRPDSPVPSCVSMKSDSSMEQPIKFRKGDCTTDPSSLEEDQSRCAVCQQVQRDPVSITCGHRFCRQCITRYWEKPAPSGDYDCPQCRKKSRTLPVLRHLSEPNDARGSEIMDDSLQRAIVNHKDSLTRRYACVKEGLEKAGNQTPLNRIYTELYITEGESEGVNNEHEVWQLETATRTPTSHDTAIHCNDIFKPLPGQERSIRTVLTKGIAGIGKTVSVQKFILDWAEGKANQDVDVIFLLPFRELNLIKDQQYSLLRLLNDFNTELDIGNAKKLTACKAMFILDGLDESRLPLDFQHIEMVSDVTQASSVDVLLTNLIKGNLLPSALLWITTRPAAANQIPSGCVDQVTEVRGFNDPQKEEYFRKRFSDEDLASRIISHIKTSRSLHIMCHIPVFCWISATVLEHMLSTDKSREMPTTLTEMSIHFLLIQTSLKNQKYHGRDEMDQEEIMESDKEIILKLGKLAFEHLEKGNLMFYEEDLKECGIDVKEASVYSGLCTQIFKEESVLFQRIVYCFVHLSIQEFLSAVYIYHCYTTKNMVELKPFLKRKSRAASEELTLDELLKSAVDKALESKNGHLDLFVRFLHGMSLESNKKLLRGLVTQTESSPESVQRTIRSLTVMQRKNISPERCINLFHCLIEMKDQSVQEEIREYLTSEDRSKNLSLAHCSALAYTLQISEVVLDVFDLKEYKTSEEGRRRLLPAVRGCRKALLTDCELTDTSCEVLVPALSSTSSHLRELDLSNNDLKDSGVKLLSVGLGNPHCKLETLRLADCELTDTSCEVLVSALSSTSSHLRELDLSNNDLKDSGVKLLSVGLWNPHCKLETLRLTGCKLTDTSCEVLASVLSSTSSYLRELDLSNNDLKDSGVKLLSAGLGNPHCKLETLRLSLCGVEEEGCASLVSALRSNHSHLKELDLSNNRSGDSGVRLLSAGLEDPHCRLEKLNVEPGGVYTIKPWPRKYACDLTLDPNTVNQQLSLSEENRKVTRRREKQPYPDHPERFEIWKQVLCREGLTGRCYWEVEWSGRGAYIAVTYKGISRRGKSTDCLIGLNDKSWSLQCSDQHYTAWHNHKPTSIEAPSSSFHRVGVYLDWPAGTLSFYRVSSDTLTHLHTFTSTFTEPLYPGFRFYCDTSVSLCQV
- the LOC109877332 gene encoding NACHT, LRR and PYD domains-containing protein 12-like isoform X5 is translated as MRHSGEKEEGGPASERSLSGEHDTKAKRVRQKRQDSPVPSCVSMKSDSSMEQPIKFRKGDCTTDPGSLEEDQSRCAVCQQVQRDPVSITCGHRFCRQCITRYWEKPAPSGDYDCPQCRKKSRTLPVLRHLSEPNDARGSEIMDDSLQRAIVNHKDSLTRRYACVKEGLEKAGNQTPLNRIYTELYITEGESEGVNNEHEVWQLETATRTPTSHDTAIHCNDIFKPLPGQERSIRTVLTKGIAGIGKTVSVQKFILDWAEGKANQDVDVIFLLPFRELNLIKDQQYSLLRLLNDFNTELDIGNAKKLTACKAMFILDGLDESRLPLDFQHIEMVSDVTQASSVDVLLTNLIKGNLLPSALLWITTRPAAANQIPSGCVDQVTEVRGFNDPQKEEYFRKRFSDEDLASRIISHIKTSRSLHIMCHIPVFCWISATVLEHMLSTDKSREMPTTLTEMSIHFLLIQTSLKNQKYHGRDEMDQEEIMESDKEIILKLGKLAFEHLEKGNLMFYEEDLKECGIDVKEASVYSGLCTQIFKEESVLFQRIVYCFVHLSIQEFLSAVYIYHCYTTKNMVELKPFLKRKSRAASEELTLDELLKSAVDKALESKNGHLDLFVRFLHGMSLESNKKLLRGLVTQTESSPESVQRTIRSLTVMQRKNISPERCINLFHCLIEMKDQSVQEEIREYLTSEDRSKNLSLAHCSALAYTLQISEVVLDVFDLKEYKTSEEGRRRLLPAVRGCRKALLTDCELTDTSCEVLVPALSSTSSHLRELDLSNNDLKDSGVKLLSVGLGNPHCKLETLRLADCELTDTSCEVLVSALSSTSSHLRELDLSNNDLKDSGVKLLSVGLWNPHCKLETLRLTGCKLTDTSCEVLASVLSSTSSYLRELDLSNNDLKDSGVKLLSAGLGNPHCKLETLRLSLCGVEEEGCASLVSALRSNHSHLKELDLSNNRSGDSGVRLLSAGLEDPHCRLEKLNVEPGGVYTIKPWPRKYACDLTLDPNTVNQQLSLSEENRKVTRRREKQPYPDHPERFEIWKQVLCREGLTGRCYWEVEWSGRGAYIAVTYKGISRRGKSTDCLIGLNDKSWSLQCSDQHYTAWHNHKPTSIEAPSSSFHRVGVYLDWPAGTLSFYRVSSDTLTHLHTFTSTFTEPLYPGFRFYCDTSVSLCQV
- the LOC109877332 gene encoding NLR family CARD domain-containing protein 3-like isoform X4, whose protein sequence is MRHSGEKEEGGPASERSLSGEHDTKAKRVRQKRQDSPVPSCVSMKSDSSMEQPIKFRKGDCTTDPGVRQKRPDSPVPSCVSMKSDSSMEQPIKFRKGDCTTDPRVRQKRPDSPVPSCVSMKSDSSMEQPIKFRKGDCTTDPSSLEEDQSRCAVCQQVQRDPVSITCGHRFCRQCITRYWEKPAPSGDYDCPQCRKKSRTLPVLRHLSEPNDARGSEIMDDSLQRAIVNHKDSLTRRYACVKEGLEKAGNQTPLNRIYTELYITEGESEGVNNEHEVWQLETATRTPTSHDTAIHCNDIFKPLPGQERSIRTVLTKGIAGIGKTVSVQKFILDWAEGKANQDVDVIFLLPFRELNLIKDQQYSLLRLLNDFNTELDIGNAKKLTACKAMFILDGLDESRLPLDFQHIEMVSDVTQASSVDVLLTNLIKGNLLPSALLWITTRPAAANQIPSGCVDQVTEVRGFNDPQKEEYFRKRFSDEDLASRIISHIKTSRSLHIMCHIPVFCWISATVLEHMLSTDKSREMPTTLTEMSIHFLLIQTSLKNQKYHGRDEMDQEEIMESDKEIILKLGKLAFEHLEKGNLMFYEEDLKECGIDVKEASVYSGLCTQIFKEESVLFQRIVYCFVHLSIQEFLSAVYIYHCYTTKNMVELKPFLKRKSRAASEELTLDELLKSAVDKALESKNGHLDLFVRFLHGMSLESNKKLLRGLVTQTESSPESVQRTIRSLTVMQRKNISPERCINLFHCLIEMKDQSVQEEIREYLTSEDRSKNLSLAHCSALAYTLQISEVVLDVFDLKEYKTSEEGRRRLLPAVRGCRKALLTDCELTDTSCEVLVPALSSTSSHLRELDLSNNDLKDSGVKLLSVGLGNPHCKLETLRLTGCKLTDTSCEVLASVLSSTSSYLRELDLSNNDLKDSGVKLLSAGLGNPHCKLETLRLSLCGVEEEGCASLVSALRSNHSHLKELDLSNNRSGDSGVRLLSAGLEDPHCRLEKLNVEPGGVYTIKPWPRKYACDLTLDPNTVNQQLSLSEENRKVTRRREKQPYPDHPERFEIWKQVLCREGLTGRCYWEVEWSGRGAYIAVTYKGISRRGKSTDCLIGLNDKSWSLQCSDQHYTAWHNHKPTSIEAPSSSFHRVGVYLDWPAGTLSFYRVSSDTLTHLHTFTSTFTEPLYPGFRFYCDTSVSLCQV